The proteins below are encoded in one region of Erinaceus europaeus chromosome 15, mEriEur2.1, whole genome shotgun sequence:
- the LOC132532409 gene encoding zinc finger protein 271-like has protein sequence MEIQLNYLSEDHQHLSDDENRTKIGELASEEEIMAFEPLTEEADSHRNDVLQFSEYRELCDFGKTLSEKDQNLFKDTQYNCDECGQSFSWTGLIRHRRSHLKKPYECDKCGKTFNVNSALVLHQRIHTGEKPYPCNWCMKTFSRSSDLIKHQRVHTGEKPYKCNECGKAFSQSSDLTIHQRIHTGEKPYQCSLCSKSFSQRSDLIKHQRIHTGEKPYKCKQCNKRFSQSSDVIKHQRIHTGEKPYKCNVCGKAFSQSSDLILHQRIHTGEKPYPCKQCSRSFSQNSDLIKHQRIHTGEKPYKCNECGKAFNQSSVLILHQRIHTGEKPYTCNECSKTFSRLSDLINHQRIHTGEKPYPCNQCSKMFSRRSDLVKHHRIHTGEKPYECDECGKTFSQSSNLILHHRIHTGEKPYPCSACTKSFSRRSDLVKHQRIHTGEKPYSCNQCNKRFSQSSDLTKHQRVHTGEKPYHCDSCEKAFSQSSDLILHRRIHTGEKPYPCTQCSKSFIQNSDLTKHQRIHTGEKPYKCNECGKTFIQNSDLTKHQRIHTGEKPYKCNECGKTFNQCSALTLHQRLHTGEKPYRSDLYDRSLSQLSDLINHQQIHTCGKPHKCNNSCDEDFSTCINLIEHQETHTGENPYLCVQCSRSFNQISDLINHEKIHLGENHLNVASIGAPIAYTPNLFNNRDTVPEDIFINAVGDYEIGLNQCMPLTLH, from the exons ATGGAGATCCAACTCAATTATCTATCTGAAGACCACCAACATCTGTCAG ATGATGAGAATAGGACCAAGATTGGAGAGCTAGCTTCAGAGGAAGAAATTATGGCATTTGAACCACTGACTGAAGAGGCTGACAGTCACAGAAATGATGTTCTTCAGTTTTCTGAATACAGAGAACTCTGTGACTTTGGTAAGACATTAAGTGAAAAGGACCAGAATCTCTTTAAAGATACACAGTATAACTGTGATGAATGTGGGCAAAGCTTTTCTTGGACCGGCCTTATTAGGCATCGAAGATCCCATTtgaagaaaccctatgaatgtgacAAGTGTGGAAAAACCTTTAATGTGAACTCAGCCCTGGTTCTGCATCAGAGAATCCATACTGGGGAAAAACCTTATCCTTGTAATTGGTGTATGAAAACTTTTAGTAGGAGTTCAGACCTTATTAAACATCAAAGAGTCCACACTGGTGAAAAACCTTACAAATGTAATGAATGTGGAAAAGCATTCAGTCAGAGCTCAGATCTTACTATACATCAGAGAATCCATACAGGAGAAAAACCATACCAGTGTAGTCTTTGTAGTAAAAGTTTTAGCCAGCGCTCAGATCTGATTAAACATCAGAGAATTCATACTGGAGAGAAGCCTTATAAATGCAAGCAGTGTAATAAACGTTTTAGTCAGAGTTCTGATGTCATAAAACATCAAAGAATCCACACTGGGGAGAAACCATACAAATGTAATGTGTGTGGAAAAGCCTTCAGTCAAAGTTCAGATCTTATTCTCCATCAGAGAATCCACACTGGGGAGAAACCATATCCATGTAAGCAATGTAGTAGAAGTTTCAGTCAGAATTCAGATCTTATTAAACATCAAAGGAtccacactggagagaaaccctataaatgtaaTGAATGTGGAAAGGCTTTTAATCAGAGCTCCGTCCTTATTCTGCATCAAAGAATTCACacaggagagaaaccctataCATGTAATGAATGTAGCAAAACCTTCAGTAGACTTTCAGATCTTATTAATCACCAACGaattcacactggagagaaaccctaccCATGTAACCAATGCAGTAAAATGTTTAGTCGAAGATCAGATCTTGTTAAGCATCATAGAATTCATACAGGtgaaaaaccctatgaatgtgATGAGTGTGGGAAAACCTTTAGTCAGAGCTCAAACCTCATTTTACATCACAGAAtccacactggagagaaaccctaccCATGTAGTGCTTGCACTAAAAGTTTTAGTCGTCGTTCAGATCTTGTTAAGCATCAACGAAtccacactggagagaaaccATATTCCTGCAATCAATGCAATAAACGTTTTAGTCAAAGTTCAGACCTTACTAAACATCAGAGAGTACACACTGGAGAAAAACCTTATCACTGTGATAGCTGTGAAAAAGCCTTCAGTCAAAGCTCTGACCTTATTCTTCACCGGAGAATTCATACTGGAGAAAAACCATACCCATGCACACAGTGCAGTAAAAGTTTCATTCAAAACTCAGACCTTACCAAACACCAGAGAATTCACACTGGGGAAAAACCATATAAATGTAATGAGTGTGGGAAGACTTTCATTCAAAACTCAGACCTTACAAAACACCAGCGAATCCACACCGGAGAAAAACCATATAAGTGTAATGAATGTGGGAAGACTTTTAATCAGTGCTCAGCTCTTACCCTACATCAGAGGTTGCACACTGGGGAGAAACCATATCGAAGTGATCTATATGACAGAAGTCTTAGTCAGCTCTCTGATCTCATTAACCATCAACAAATCCACACTTGTGGAAAACCACACAAGTGTAATAATTCATGTGATGAAGACTTTAGCACATGCATTAATCTTATCGAACACCAGGAAACCCACACTGGCGAGAACCCCTACTTGTGTGTTCAGTGCAGTAGAAGTTTTAACCAAATCTCTGATCTTATTAATCATGAGAAAATTCATCTGGGGGAAAACCATCTAAATGTGGCTAGTATAGGAGCACCTATAGCCTATACACCAAATTTATTTAATAACAGAGACACTGTTCCAGAAGACATTTTTATAAATGCTGTTGGTGACTATGAGATAGGTCTTAACCAATGCATGCCTCTtacattacattaa